The genomic DNA ACCATGGCAATAACGATGATTCTGCTATTCATGCACCACCTCTTGTCCCACAGCCGCATCCAACTGCGCCAGCGCCATGCGGGCCTCGCTCAACGCCTGCCAATAACGGGTTTCGTATTCATAAAGAGTGACCCTCGCCTGGGCGAGATTGAGAAAATCCACCTTTCCCACCTGATAGCCGGCCAACATGGAGACCACACTCAGATTGGCCTGAGGGATCACACCTGTCTTGAGTAGTACCACCTGACGACGGGCACGCTGATAATCGGCCAGCGCCGTCGCCACCTCGACAGCCACTTGCGCCTCCGTCTCCTGCAAGGCGAAACGCTGCGCCATCAACTCGGCGCTGCGCTGATCCACCGCCTTATCCTGGCGGGAGGCTGTATGGATGGGCAAGGTCATGGTAAGCATCACACTCTTCATGTCGGCTTCGCCCTCACGCCACTCGTAATTGGCGCCCACCATGAAGTCGGGGCGGTAATCTTTGCGCGCCAGCGCCAATGAATTCGTGGCGGCTTCTATGTTGCGCTGCCGCACCAGCACTTCAGGCCGGGTCGCCGCCCGATCCAACAGCTCTTTTTCCGCAGGCAATTCGGGCAGGAGTTCGGAGACCTCCATCGGCAATGTGATGGCCTTGGCGACTGGCCAATACATGAGCGTGTTGAGCCGCGCCTCCGCGCCCCGCCGTTGCCCTTCCAGCTCCGCCTCCATCGACAGCAACTTGGCCAGCTCCACCTCGGCGAGCAACACATCTTGCTGCAACCCTTGTCCTACACGGTAACGGGTCTGGGCCACTTCCACCAGTTGACGCATCACTGTCTGGTTGCGCCGCACCGTGGAAAGCGCGCGGTCAAGATAAAACAAACGCCACCAGGCTTGCTTTACCTCAGCCGTGAGCCGCAATACGGCCCCGCCAGTCTCCAACGAAGACGCCTCGGCTTCCTGCTGAGCAATACTGCGTTGTAACTTGAGTTTACCGGGATAAGGCAACTCCTGAGTGATCCCCAGTCTGAACTGAGTCATGGCGGCACGGCCGGGTTCAAGGGTGAGACTGGGATCGGGCAGCGTGCCGGATTGCAAAGGAATGGCGGCGCGCGCCTCGGTCTCGGCACGGCGTTGTGCCAAACCTGGATTGCCGGCTAGCGCCGTGGCAAGCGCCTCTTGCAAACTGAGTACCGGCGGTTCAACAGCATGAGCAGTCACTGTTGCGCCCAACAAAATGGGCAGAAACAAACGCCACCCGCGAAATAAGCAGAGCGGCCTTGGCATGAGATATCCTCCTAATCCTGCCCCGCTCGCGTTTGCAACAGACGCGGCCAGAGCTGAAAAAACATCGATGCTTCTGGAAAGGGTGCCAGATATGCGCCAATAATGGAATTTCGCGCGATCAACACGCTTCCGAACACAACGTGAACTGAATAGTCGCCTCACCCGCTTTTATTCATGTCCGCTTTCCTGCTGATGTCCGATTATTTGTTCGATCATATCGTGCATCATATCCATGCGTTTTTCGATAACGCTAATTCGCGTCTCAATGGATGCGCCATGCGCCGCCGCTGAACAATCACTCGCGAGCTTCAAGTTGTGCATTTCTTCCATGGCCTGCTGCATTTTCGAGAGATGAACATTCAATAGATAGCGGCGCTGATTACTGCCCGCTTTCATTCGGCGTATCTCATCAAG from Gammaproteobacteria bacterium includes the following:
- a CDS encoding TolC family protein; translation: MFLPILLGATVTAHAVEPPVLSLQEALATALAGNPGLAQRRAETEARAAIPLQSGTLPDPSLTLEPGRAAMTQFRLGITQELPYPGKLKLQRSIAQQEAEASSLETGGAVLRLTAEVKQAWWRLFYLDRALSTVRRNQTVMRQLVEVAQTRYRVGQGLQQDVLLAEVELAKLLSMEAELEGQRRGAEARLNTLMYWPVAKAITLPMEVSELLPELPAEKELLDRAATRPEVLVRQRNIEAATNSLALARKDYRPDFMVGANYEWREGEADMKSVMLTMTLPIHTASRQDKAVDQRSAELMAQRFALQETEAQVAVEVATALADYQRARRQVVLLKTGVIPQANLSVVSMLAGYQVGKVDFLNLAQARVTLYEYETRYWQALSEARMALAQLDAAVGQEVVHE